A stretch of the Bacillus thuringiensis genome encodes the following:
- a CDS encoding nucleotidyltransferase domain-containing protein, translated as MYNILKRQFNYIIRGVIRINEEVQRELDLLVQKIRETVSSVQKIILFGSHAYGTPNEDSDFDLCIVVEGVGERKREVINRINWGIYDVMETPVDILVYGPEEFQERASRTVTMEHKIALEGKVLYEKY; from the coding sequence ATGTATAATATACTTAAACGTCAATTTAATTACATTATCCGAGGGGTGATTCGGATTAACGAAGAGGTACAAAGAGAATTGGACCTATTGGTGCAAAAGATTCGTGAAACTGTATCTTCTGTCCAAAAAATCATCCTTTTTGGCTCTCATGCATATGGCACACCAAATGAAGACAGTGATTTTGATCTCTGTATTGTTGTGGAAGGTGTAGGAGAAAGAAAAAGGGAAGTCATTAATCGTATTAATTGGGGTATTTATGATGTTATGGAAACACCAGTTGATATTTTAGTGTATGGACCAGAAGAGTTTCAAGAACGTGCTAGCCGTACCGTTACTATGGAACATAAGATTGCACTAGAAGGGAAGGTCCTATATGAGAAATACTGA
- a CDS encoding Hachiman antiphage defense system protein HamA produces the protein MILTTQSHIRWFENTGQTIQTSEGKNIEVFEFKYEQDEETLSSWAKHFREHYCLDSEIDFFREGYNYTRAEYLNIIKFPDSSRTPGPSIRAGDFGEILVADYLEFILNYWVPRTRYGTKIIGNESSKGCDTLAFKIISDGEYTPEDTLAIFETKTQFSGTRANPRLQNAVDDSKKDVARKGESLNAIKQQLYLKNELEESKRINRFQNPTDHPYKEISGAVAMFSSSLLDFSTITNTSINEHPNKDNLTLLVIHGKNMMTLVHELYRRAADEA, from the coding sequence ATGATATTAACTACACAATCACATATTAGATGGTTTGAAAATACGGGTCAAACCATTCAAACATCTGAAGGTAAAAATATTGAAGTTTTCGAATTTAAGTATGAGCAAGATGAAGAAACTTTATCTTCATGGGCAAAACATTTTCGTGAACATTATTGTTTAGATAGTGAAATTGATTTTTTTAGGGAGGGTTACAATTATACAAGAGCAGAATACTTAAACATCATAAAATTTCCTGACTCTTCTCGTACTCCAGGACCTAGTATACGGGCAGGGGATTTCGGAGAAATATTAGTAGCTGATTACCTTGAGTTTATTCTAAATTACTGGGTACCTCGTACTCGATATGGCACAAAAATAATTGGTAATGAATCTTCTAAAGGATGTGATACTCTGGCTTTTAAAATTATCAGTGATGGAGAGTATACGCCTGAGGATACACTAGCAATTTTTGAAACCAAAACACAATTTTCTGGTACAAGGGCAAACCCACGTTTGCAAAATGCTGTTGATGATTCAAAAAAAGATGTAGCTAGAAAAGGTGAGTCACTAAATGCAATTAAACAACAACTTTATCTCAAAAATGAACTTGAAGAATCAAAAAGAATAAATAGGTTCCAAAACCCTACTGATCATCCATATAAAGAGATTTCAGGGGCAGTTGCTATGTTTTCTTCAAGTCTACTGGATTTTTCAACGATTACAAATACATCTATTAATGAGCATCCAAATAAAGATAATCTAACATTATTAGTAATTCATGGTAAAAATATGATGACTCTTGTCCATGAATTGTATAGGAGGGCGGCAGATGAAGCCTGA
- a CDS encoding HEPN domain-containing protein produces MRNTEDLKEWVFIAKSDLDSASYLTHMNPFPTAIICYHSQQCVEKLLKGFLALNGRTVPKTHNLLMLHKSCRKLDEEFSLILEQCVQLNGYATDIRYPYFEALTVQDGLIAIQHAQKIMSFYMEKLNKLNIHEIKVD; encoded by the coding sequence ATGAGAAATACTGAGGATCTAAAAGAGTGGGTATTTATTGCAAAATCTGATTTAGATTCTGCTAGTTACTTAACTCACATGAACCCTTTCCCTACTGCAATTATTTGTTATCATAGTCAACAATGCGTGGAAAAACTTCTAAAAGGATTTCTTGCACTAAACGGTAGAACAGTTCCAAAAACTCATAACCTTTTAATGCTGCACAAATCGTGTCGGAAATTAGATGAGGAATTCTCATTAATTTTAGAACAGTGCGTGCAGCTGAATGGTTATGCTACAGACATTCGTTATCCGTATTTTGAAGCACTTACTGTTCAAGATGGATTAATCGCTATACAACATGCTCAAAAAATAATGAGTTTTTATATGGAAAAGTTAAACAAGTTGAATATACATGAAATCAAAGTTGATTAA